One window of the Allosaccharopolyspora coralli genome contains the following:
- a CDS encoding aminoglycoside adenylyltransferase family protein: MVAVAERIAALTVRLLGEDCVGVYLYGSAVAGGLRPDSDVDVLVVTETSLSDQVRRELIGELLRVSGRWPVRDHEHPVELTTVVRGEVVPWLHPARRDFQYGEWLRDEFEAGALPRPASDPDLAVLVTLVRQAGVLLAGRSPQDVLDPVPSQDVMRAMRDGLPELLDGLDGDERNVVLTLARMWTTAETGEILSKDAAAARVAAQLDGREREIVELARAAYTGGVVDDWTGLREPLLGFVDRARQVVAAPR, from the coding sequence GTGGTTGCCGTGGCGGAACGCATCGCCGCGCTGACCGTTCGGCTGCTGGGCGAGGACTGTGTGGGTGTGTACCTGTACGGCTCGGCGGTCGCAGGAGGTCTGCGTCCGGACAGCGATGTCGACGTGCTCGTGGTGACGGAAACGTCGCTGTCCGACCAGGTTCGACGCGAGCTGATCGGAGAGCTGCTGCGCGTCTCGGGCCGCTGGCCGGTTCGGGACCACGAACACCCGGTCGAACTCACTACCGTCGTGCGCGGCGAGGTGGTGCCGTGGCTCCATCCGGCTCGCCGGGACTTCCAATACGGCGAGTGGCTGCGCGACGAGTTCGAAGCCGGGGCTCTGCCACGGCCGGCGAGCGATCCGGATCTGGCCGTGCTGGTCACGCTGGTCCGGCAGGCAGGGGTGCTGCTCGCGGGGCGGTCGCCGCAGGACGTGCTCGATCCCGTCCCGTCGCAGGACGTGATGCGGGCGATGCGGGACGGCCTGCCGGAGTTGCTCGACGGCCTCGACGGCGACGAGCGCAACGTCGTCCTCACGCTGGCGCGGATGTGGACGACGGCCGAGACGGGAGAGATCCTCTCGAAGGACGCGGCCGCAGCGCGCGTCGCCGCGCAACTCGACGGACGGGAACGCGAGATAGTCGAGCTCGCCCGAGCCGCCTACACCGGCGGCGTCGTCGACGACTGGACCGGTCTCCGTGAACCGCTGCTCGGGTTCGTGGACCGCGCGAGGCAGGTTGTCGCGGCGCCCCGTTGA